In a genomic window of Gadus chalcogrammus isolate NIFS_2021 chromosome 17, NIFS_Gcha_1.0, whole genome shotgun sequence:
- the LOC130369913 gene encoding lecithin retinol acyltransferase-like, whose product MLDSLMFLLEKLILLAHVTISSLLSPRGADNGDKPPSKHFERAGIPAGTGVPQYTGVPQYTHIHHDQFKPGDLLEVPRTLFTHFGIYLGDERVAHLIPDILPVLKSDDRQIREMVTNTRLLLGVLSKNASVRVDNVEDFAYGAAMLVNAMDRVAPRPALDNAEVARRAEKLVGAVTYSLLWNNCEHFVTYCRYGAATSSQTEQFCEWCKSLIRDQRCLLLSVLLGMASMVCLGVSLGTALPSLLVPFTLWMVS is encoded by the exons ATGCTGGACTCGCTCATGTTCCTCCTGGAGAAGCTCATACTGCTCGCGCACGTCACTATCTCCAGCCTGCTCTCCCCGCGCGGTGCGGATAACGGGGACAAGCCGCCCTCCAAGCACTTTGAGCGGGCTGGGATCCCGGCGGGCACCGGGGTGCCCCAGTACACCGGGGTGCCCCAGTACACCCACATCCACCACGACCAATTCAAGCCGGGCGATCTGCTGGAGGTCCCCCGAACTCTGTTCACCCACTTTGGCATCTATCTCGGAGACGAACGCGTCGCGCACCTCATCCCGGACATCCTCCCGGTGCTGAAGAGCGATGACCGCCAGATCCGCGAGATGGTGACCAACACGCGCCTGTTGCTAGGTGTGCTGTCCAAAAACGCGAGCGTGCGCGTGGACAACGTGGAGGACTTCGCGTATGGCGCCGCGATGCTGGTGAACGCGATGGACCGCGTCGCGCCTCGTCCTGCGCTCGACAACGCGGAGGTGGCGCGGCGCGCGGAGAAGCTGGTGGGTGCCGTGACGTACAGTCTGCTCTGGAACAACTGCGAACATTTTGTGACGTACTGCCGCTACGGCGCCGCCACCAGCAGCCAGACCGAGCAG ttCTGTGAGTGGTGCAAGTCTCTGATCCGAGACCAGCGGTGTCTGCTCCTCTCCGTGCTCCTGGGCATGGCGTCCATGGTGTGTTTGGGCGTTTCCCTGGGTACCGCCCTGCCATCCCTCCTCGTCCCCTTCACCCTGTGGATGGTCAGTTAG